CCTCCTGGGAAATCATGCACATTTTAGAGGAAATTAATTCAGGTGGTACTACAGTATTAATGGCTACCCACAATCAGGATATCGTAAACACATTCAGGCAGCGGGTTATCGCTATTGAAGACGGCATGATTGTGCGCGATGAAAGCCGAGGGGAGTATGGCTATGAAAATTAGAACTCTCGGCAGACATATTCGTGAAGGTAGTAAAAGTGTGGTCAGAAATGGCTGGATGACGGTTTCTTCTATCGGGGCGGTTACAACAACGTTACTGCTCGTCGGCGTATTTCTCGCCGTGATGCTGAACTTAAATGAAATCGCAAGTTCTGTCGAAAAAGATGTTGAGATAAAAGTACTAGTTGAATTGACAGCCAATGATCAGGAAATCGATGATCTTGGTGATAAGCTGAAGGATATTCCCGAGGTAGGCACGGTGGATTTTTCTCCTAAAGAAGAAGAGCTGAATGAGCTGATCGACAGCCTCGGCGATCAAGGGAAAGCATTTGAATTATTTAAACAAAGCAATCCGTTAAACGATGCTTATGTAGTAAAACCTGAAAACCCGGTTGATGTGATTGACATTGCTAATAAGGTGGAAGGGTTTGACCACGTGTACAAAGTGGACTACGGCGAAGAGATTGTGCAGCGTTTGTTCCAGTTTAACCAATATGCAAGAAATATTGGCTTGGCGCTCATCATCGGCCTTGTCTTTACGGCAATCTTCCTCATTTCCAACACCATTAAAATTACGATTATCGCCCGCCGTAGAGAGATAGGAATTATGAAGCTTGTAGGAGCAACGAATGGATTTATCCGCTGGCCGTTTTTTATAGAAGGTATGTTGCTGGGAGTTCTTGGATCAATTATCCCGATCGCAGGTGTCGTGTCTGCGTACTACTACTTGTACTACCACTTGCGGGATCGGATTCAGTTTGATTTTGTTCACCTTCTTCCTTTTAATCCGTTTGCATGGCAGCTCGCAGCTATTATTCTAGCTATTGGAGCATTCATAGGGATTTGGGGAAGCGTGATGAGTGTACGGAAATTCTTAAAAGTTTAATTGGAAAAGGGGAGAAAAGGGCCGGATGAGAAAGTTCAATCTATCAGTATTATCTACACTACTCATTGCCGGGGCACTGCTCAGTTCGTCTGGGCATGTGTCCGCCAATTCAGATCTAGATGACGTAAATGGAAAACTTAACGACCTTGAAAAGCAGCAGGGGGATGTCAATAATAAACAGGATGACGTCTCAAGCAAAAAGAAAAAGACAGAGCAGGAAATCAAAGAAAACGAAAAGCAGCAGTCCAATACGGAATCAAAGATCACGAATCTTGAAAACAAGCTGAAGAAGAATGAACAGAAGCTTGCCTCGAAGAAAGAAGAAATCAAACAGACCGAAGAAGATATTAAACAGCTCAAAAAAGAAATTGCTCAATTAAAGAAACGAATTGAAGAGCGTGAAAAGCTTTTGGAAAAACGATTGAGAGCCATGCAGCAAAGCGGCGGAGATGTCAAATATCTTGAGGTCATCATGGGGTCCCAAAGCTTCGGCGATTTTCTGGACCGTGCTTCTGCAGTGACGACGATTATGGACCAGGATAAGAACATTCTTGATACCCATATGAAAGAGAAAAAGCTTCTTCAAGAGAAGAAAGTAAAAGTAGAAAAGAAGAAGAAACAGCTGGAAGAAGCGAAGAAAGAGCTCGAATCCATTAAAGCTGAACTGGACAAGCAGAAAGCAGAAAAACAAAAGCTGCTTGATCAATTAAAAGATCAGCACGATGAATTACATAGCCACAAAATGGAACTGAAAGAGCAGCAGGAAGTTCTTGATAAACAGGCAGCATCCATCAAAGAAGCTATGGAAAAAGCTCAGGAAAGACAATCTGAAATTGAAGCTGAAATCAAAAGAGAAAAAGAGAGAAAACGTAAAGAAGCGGCGAGAAGAGAAGCAGCTAAAGCCAGCTCATCTTCCAGTTCATCGTCAAGCTCGTCATCAAGTTCAAGCTCAAGTTCATCCGGCTCATCAGGAGGCTCTGCTCCAGCAGTAACGAGTGGAAACTTCATGCGGCCGACGACCGGGATCATTACTTCAGGCTTCGGACCACGTGGATCTGAATTCCACCCTGGCGTGGATGTTGCCAACAGCAGCGGCACACCAATCGTAGCAGCGGCATCCGGACAAGTGTTCCGTTCCTACAAATCGAGCAGTTACGGCAATGTAGTATTTATTACCCATTCCATTGACGGTCAAATCTATACAACGGTTTATGCGCATATGAGCGGCCGCGCCGTCAGCGAAGGCCAATACGTAGAAAAAGGCACCCGGGTTGGCTCCATGGGAACAACTGGACAATCTACCGGTCCTCATCTGCACTTTGAACTTCACCGCGGCACTTGGAATTACGGAAAAACCAATGCCATTAATCCAAAGTCAATGATTAATTTCTAAGCTTACTAGCAGACAACGATCGTGCACAGCCTTCTCTTTTAGAGACTTGCTGTGCACGATTTTTTTCGAGAACAAAAGAAAAGACCCTGCCGGCAGGGTCTTTTCACTTATTTATTTTCTTTGCCGATTTCCGGGAGAATGCTTTTCGCTACTTTTTCGTCCAACGCTTCATAATCATAGTATTTAATTGTTTCGTACAGCTCCTCGCGGGACTGCATATCCTCCAGTCGACCCTTTTGAGTATCTTTTTCCATGATTTCCTTGAAAATGCGCTCGTAAGCTTTGGCAGCCGCGCGTAGGGAGGTGACGGGGTAAATCACCATATCCATTCCAAACGAATGGAATTCTTCACCTGTGAAGTAAGGTGTTTTTCCGAATTCGGTCATGTTAGCAAGCAGAGGAGCTTTTATAGTTTTAGAAGCGTGTCGAAAATCGTCTCCGCTTGTTAACGCTTCTGGAAAAATAGCGTCTGCGCCAGCTTCTACATATAAGTTTGCCCGCTCTACTGCTTTTTCCATTCCTTCCACGGATTTGGCGTCTGTTCGCGCAATAATGACCAGTGTCGGGGCGGTTTCTTTGATCGTTCTAATTTTTTGCATCATTTCTTCTGCTTCAATCAGTTTTTTCCCGTTTAGATGGCCGCACTTTTTAGGAAGCAGCTGATCTTCAATCTGGACAGCTGCAACCCCTGCGTCAACCATTTCTCTTGCCGCACGGGCAACGTTGATGACACCGCCATAACCGGTGTCAATATCGACAAGTACAGGAAGGTCGGAGGCGCGGACAAGCTCGGTTGCTTTTTCAGCCATCTCATTCGAATAGATAAGCCCGAGATCAGGCAGAGCGCGGCTGGCCGTGTAGGCGGCCCCTGAGAGATAGAGAGCTTTAAAACCCACATCCTTTGCGATTTTTGCGGACATCCCATCGTGAGCACCAGGGATTTTCAATATTTCGGGCAGTTCGATCAGCTCCCTAAATTCTTCAGCACGCTCCGGCTGTGTGGATCTTGGTTCAACAATCCAGGACATAGAAAGTTCCTCCTTATACAGATGGGTTACACACGAAAGAGTTCGATAAATTCATTTACTGGTGTGTTCGCCAGCTTATCGTAATCCTCAGATAAGTTTAAAATGCGGTTGACTTGTTTGAAAGGAAAACGTGTTTTTAAGTTATTTTGGAATTTGTTCAATAAGAGCGGCAGTCCTTCGTCACGGCGGCGTCGGTGGCCAATAGGATATTCAATGGCGATCTGGTCGGTACACGTACCGTCCGTAAAGAACACTTGCACGGCATTAGCGATTGAACGCTTATCAGGATCCAGATAGTCCTTACTGTATTGTTCATGTTCAATGGTCTCCATCACATTTCTCAACCGGTCAATTTCGGGGTTACGGGCAACGACATCTTCGTAATGATCTGCGTTAAGTTCTCCGTAGATTAATCCGATGGCCGTAATGTACTGCAAGCAGTGGTCGCGGTCAGCCGGGTTGTGAAGAGGACCTTTTTTATCAATGATCCGGATGGCTGATTCGTGAGTAGTGATCGTAATCCGATCGATTTCGTTTAATCTTCCTTTTACTTCATCGTGCAGTTCGATGGCGGCCTCTGCTGCCGTCTGGGCGTGAAATTCAGCGGGATAAGAGATTTTGAACAAGATGTTCTCCATCACATAGGAGCCGAACGGACGGGCGATGGTCAGCTCTTTACCGTTAAAAAACACGTCTTGAAAGCCCCATTCTGGTGCGGAAAGCGCTGTTTTATACCCCATTTCTCCATTCATCGTCATCATGGCTAATCTTACTCCGCGGCTGGTCGCATCCCCGGCAGCCCAGGATTTGCGGGATCCTGTATTCGGGGCATGACGGTACGTACGAAGACTGGAATTATCAATCCAAGCTTGTGAAACCGCGTCAACGACTTCTTCTTTACCTCCGCCCAGCATAGCTGTTACGACTGCAGTTGTAGCGACTTTAACGAACAGGACGTGATCAAGTCCTTGCCGATTTAAGCTGTTTTCGAGAGCTAAAACCCCTTGAATTTCGTGGGCCTTTACTATGTTTTCTAACACTTGATCCATGGTCAGTGGTTCTTTTCCTTCAGCGAGTAATTTCCGGCTGAGATAATCAGATACTGCCAAAATTCCACCGATGTTGTCAGAAGGATGTCCCCATTCCGCTGCCAGCCATGTATCGTTATAGTCAAGCCATCGGATCATACATCCAATATTGAAGGCTGCGTGGACAGGGTCCAGTTCATAAGCTGTTCCTGGAACTCGTGCTCCATTAGGTACAACTGTTCCTGGAACAATTGGACCGAGATGCTTTGTACATTCCGGAAATCGAAGAGCCAAAAAGCCGCAGCCTAAAGTATCCATCAA
This Halobacillus salinarum DNA region includes the following protein-coding sequences:
- the ftsX gene encoding permease-like cell division protein FtsX; translated protein: MKIRTLGRHIREGSKSVVRNGWMTVSSIGAVTTTLLLVGVFLAVMLNLNEIASSVEKDVEIKVLVELTANDQEIDDLGDKLKDIPEVGTVDFSPKEEELNELIDSLGDQGKAFELFKQSNPLNDAYVVKPENPVDVIDIANKVEGFDHVYKVDYGEEIVQRLFQFNQYARNIGLALIIGLVFTAIFLISNTIKITIIARRREIGIMKLVGATNGFIRWPFFIEGMLLGVLGSIIPIAGVVSAYYYLYYHLRDRIQFDFVHLLPFNPFAWQLAAIILAIGAFIGIWGSVMSVRKFLKV
- a CDS encoding murein hydrolase activator EnvC family protein; the encoded protein is MRKFNLSVLSTLLIAGALLSSSGHVSANSDLDDVNGKLNDLEKQQGDVNNKQDDVSSKKKKTEQEIKENEKQQSNTESKITNLENKLKKNEQKLASKKEEIKQTEEDIKQLKKEIAQLKKRIEEREKLLEKRLRAMQQSGGDVKYLEVIMGSQSFGDFLDRASAVTTIMDQDKNILDTHMKEKKLLQEKKVKVEKKKKQLEEAKKELESIKAELDKQKAEKQKLLDQLKDQHDELHSHKMELKEQQEVLDKQAASIKEAMEKAQERQSEIEAEIKREKERKRKEAARREAAKASSSSSSSSSSSSSSSSSSSGSSGGSAPAVTSGNFMRPTTGIITSGFGPRGSEFHPGVDVANSSGTPIVAAASGQVFRSYKSSSYGNVVFITHSIDGQIYTTVYAHMSGRAVSEGQYVEKGTRVGSMGTTGQSTGPHLHFELHRGTWNYGKTNAINPKSMINF
- the prpB gene encoding methylisocitrate lyase, which encodes MSWIVEPRSTQPERAEEFRELIELPEILKIPGAHDGMSAKIAKDVGFKALYLSGAAYTASRALPDLGLIYSNEMAEKATELVRASDLPVLVDIDTGYGGVINVARAAREMVDAGVAAVQIEDQLLPKKCGHLNGKKLIEAEEMMQKIRTIKETAPTLVIIARTDAKSVEGMEKAVERANLYVEAGADAIFPEALTSGDDFRHASKTIKAPLLANMTEFGKTPYFTGEEFHSFGMDMVIYPVTSLRAAAKAYERIFKEIMEKDTQKGRLEDMQSREELYETIKYYDYEALDEKVAKSILPEIGKENK
- a CDS encoding bifunctional 2-methylcitrate dehydratase/aconitate hydratase; this translates as MKVTEVKVPTTDQILEQIADYAVHGSITSQEALETSQYVLMDTLGCGFLALRFPECTKHLGPIVPGTVVPNGARVPGTAYELDPVHAAFNIGCMIRWLDYNDTWLAAEWGHPSDNIGGILAVSDYLSRKLLAEGKEPLTMDQVLENIVKAHEIQGVLALENSLNRQGLDHVLFVKVATTAVVTAMLGGGKEEVVDAVSQAWIDNSSLRTYRHAPNTGSRKSWAAGDATSRGVRLAMMTMNGEMGYKTALSAPEWGFQDVFFNGKELTIARPFGSYVMENILFKISYPAEFHAQTAAEAAIELHDEVKGRLNEIDRITITTHESAIRIIDKKGPLHNPADRDHCLQYITAIGLIYGELNADHYEDVVARNPEIDRLRNVMETIEHEQYSKDYLDPDKRSIANAVQVFFTDGTCTDQIAIEYPIGHRRRRDEGLPLLLNKFQNNLKTRFPFKQVNRILNLSEDYDKLANTPVNEFIELFRV